Below is a genomic region from Rhizobium sp. 007.
TGCATGCTTTCTCATAAGGCCGCGGCGGTATCTCCTGCAACTGGGTGCTGCCGAAGACCGCAAGATTTCGATAGTCGCGCAAGTCTATGATAGCGGCGGGTGGTGCAGCGCCATAGAAGGCGCCGTTCGATGCCTCCGACAGGAAAGACAGCTAATGGCGCCGCTTCTCTTCGTTCTCACCGTCCTTATATGGGGCACCACGTGGTTTGCGATCAAGCTGCAGGTCGGCATCGTGCCCGCGGAGGTTTCGATCCTCTACCGTTTCGCGCTCGCAGCCATTCTGCTGCTTGGATTGCTGGCGCTGCGCCGGCGCCTGCCGCCACCGCCATTGAATCATTGGCTGACAGTCGGCGCTCAGGGCCTTTGCCTGTTCTGTTGCAATTTCCTCTGCTTCTATTATGCCGCCGGCATGCTGCCGAGCGGCATCGTCTCGGTCGTTTTTGCAATGGCAACCTTATTTAACGCGGCGAACGGCTGGCTCCTTCAAGGAAATCGCCCGAGCGCCCGTGTGATGTTGGCAGGCGCCGTTGGCCTCGTCGGCCTGATGCTTCTTTTTGCAGATGAGATGCGCGCGCTCGACACCACGCCTCAGGGCGGACTTGGCCTTTTGCTGGCACTTGCCGGCACCTATTGCTTCTCGCTCGGCAATTTCCTCTCAGCTCGCCATCAAAGTCTGGGGCTCGATCTTTCGTCGACGACGGCCTATGCGATGGTCTGCGGCGTGGCGGCGCTGGGCGCCATTGTACTTGTCCGCGGCCTGCCTCTTACTTTCGATCCATCGCCGGTCTATACGGGCGCGCTGCTCTACCTTGCGATCCCGGGAAGCGTCGTCGGCTTCCTCGCCTATCTGGCGCTCGTTGGCCGATGGGGTCCGGCGCGCGCTTCCTATGCGACAGTGCTGTTTCCGCTCGTCGCCTTGACGGTCTCGACACTCTTCGAAGGCTACGTCTGGACCGC
It encodes:
- a CDS encoding DMT family transporter — its product is MAPLLFVLTVLIWGTTWFAIKLQVGIVPAEVSILYRFALAAILLLGLLALRRRLPPPPLNHWLTVGAQGLCLFCCNFLCFYYAAGMLPSGIVSVVFAMATLFNAANGWLLQGNRPSARVMLAGAVGLVGLMLLFADEMRALDTTPQGGLGLLLALAGTYCFSLGNFLSARHQSLGLDLSSTTAYAMVCGVAALGAIVLVRGLPLTFDPSPVYTGALLYLAIPGSVVGFLAYLALVGRWGPARASYATVLFPLVALTVSTLFEGYVWTAEAVLGLIFALGGNVIMFGRPIRLRRAAPASPT